The sequence below is a genomic window from Malassezia restricta chromosome IV, complete sequence.
ATGATGAGGTCAGAGTCGCTCTCACTGTTGCGTACGGTGTTATAGCCCTTCTTGTATCGCCCGTAAACCTGGTTCACGTCACCATTCGGCTCGTTCACCATCGAAATACCCGATACAGCAGGGTACTTGCTCTGGCTAAACTCTGACACCAGCTCGTCAAGGATCTCGAGCCAGCGGTCCTCGTATTTTTGCTCATTGAGCCAGTTAAAGTGGTCCTTGTGGCCTCCGTGGTCATAGGGGTTAGCACCACCTGGCACCGTGTGAAGCTCAATGATCATCTTGAGGTTGTACTTTTCCGCCCAGTGCGCAGCCTCTTTGAGCTTGTCGTACTGGTTCAGCGTTACGTACGGCTCGTCACCCCACGTACGAATACCCCAGTACGGGAAAGAGACACGCACATGGTTCAGACCGTAAGAGGCGATCTCCTTAAAGTCCTCTTCGGTGATAAAGTTGTCGTAGTGATCCTTCAAGATCTTTTTGGCCTTCTCTTCCGGCACATACTTGCCAAACGACCACTCGTCAATCACGCGGTCATCACCAGCTTTTTCGTAGATTGATGGCGTGATGAAATTCTCAATGACAAGCCAGCCACCAATGCCAACACCACGGACCATATCCCGGCCATAGTTGAATCGCAGGTTCAAATTAGCGCGCGCAGCCATCTGGTCACCCATCTGCTCCAGATCCTCAGAGCTGATGCCGCTGCGCTTGCTCCCACCGTGACGCACCGAAATGCTGCCACGAGTGTCACGCACATTCGTGGCCAATGCCATGGTTGCCATGGTCATTGCCACACCCAAAAACGAAAGGAAAGTACTCTTCATGACCACGACACGGGCAAAAGAAGGTGGGTTGGGATGGAGAAGAAGCCCTTGAGATCAGGCGACTGATTAAGGCTGGTCGATGCAGAAAAACACCCTGGGAACGCCGAGCAAGCGATGGAATGTGAACACGGGTgggcacgacgcgtgcctCAAATTTGATGCAAGGCGAGTTATGTCCTGCAGAACATGCATCAACAGGCAGCGTGAGGGCATACATGCGATTGGACACAAAAATTTCTCGTGCATATGCTTTGTGTCCTGCTCGTGACTACAGCCCTGAGGCCGATCATGTGGCGTCTGCGCCCTAGATCCGTGTGATATTACGTACCCAGCGGTCCACAATCCTACATGCAATGGGTGAGGAAGCCATGGCACTGGCCATTGTCGGTCAGTGTCGTTGCAACGCTGCTACACCTTCTGGGCAGCTTGGAAAGCGTATCAGGGGCCACAAATCAGCATGACGTGAAAATCACTGCAGCATCGCTCCGGGCTAACGCAAaaggcacgccgcgccatTCCATGGGCTATGCGTTTACGTGTTACTCCCCCACCTCACCGGAACAAGCTCCATCGACGAGTGATGTGGCACAGATATTCGATTCGAGCGTGGCGTTTCTAACGGATCCACGTCGAATGCTGCTTAGCAACGACCTACTGCTCTGTGAAGTTCCACTCACAGATGAATGGGGCCAAACACACACGCATATTTACGCCATGTTGGGTTCTGTCATGGTACCTCATGAGAGGTTAACAGCGCTGCGTGACGAGCATGTTTTACCGCGCGCGTCTCATCGCGTTCAAGAGGTCGATATTGCCAAAGCTGAATCAAGCCACCTCGACAACGCTCGCAGCGACGATCCGCTGCTTAGTTTTGACGAGTGGAAAGAGCAACATCTAGAACGCAAACGCAAGTCGAGGAAAAACGAAAAGGTGCGTGAGCGGGCGGCCCAGCAATCAACTACATCTTCACAGCGCTCCTTTGAGCAAGCTGCTACGCCTGCAAGTTCGACATCGTCGGGTGCCGGCATACCGCGTGCCACTTCGTCGGAATCGACCATCGCTACGGGTGGGCTAGTGAACGATACTACCGTAAAGCAAGCTAGTAAGACCCCGGCAGCACCGCCCGAATCAGGCGGTCCGCCTCATATTTACGCCGTGGAAGATGCCACGTCTGCGCTGGCCGAACTCAAGCACCGCTGGAATTATGCATCGCTGGACTGTGCCGCGATGATGCACCAGGCCAATCCGCTCGCCAAATTCGCACACGCAATATTGAGCGAGAAAAAAGACAAATACATGCTATCGCCGTGTCCCCAGTCAGCTACTCACCCGGGCGATCGCGAGTCGCGCCCGGCCCAGCAGTTTGTGGTCATCGAACTCTGCCAGCAGATTCGTGTAGATACGATTGTGTTGGCGAATCTTGAATTTTTCAGCAGCATGTTCAAGGTGTTTACtgtgcgtgtcgcgcggTCATTGCACGCACCACCCGATGAATGGCATACGCTGGGCATGTTTCATGCGCGCAATGCGCGTGGGTTTCAAGTGTTTCAGGTATCTGACGCACCGCTGTCCTACTTCCGAttcctgcgcatcgacttTTTGGAACACTATGGCACGGAGTATTACTGCCCTGTGAGTCTTCTTCGTGTCTATGGCCGTAACGAGCGTGAGGATGCTGATGATGATATTTTGAACGACAtcgatgatgatgacaCGACagaagacgaagacgccACCCCATCGACCGAGCCAATCTTGGAACTCACAAGTACACATGCCTTGGTGGACGATCGCGTCGTAGAACGCGCATGTGTCCGCGAGCCATTCCCCGGTGTTTGGCGCTCTGTATGTGAGCGTGTTGAGCCTGTCGTGCTTCCTACCCCGCCAGCGCTCATCCAGACGCCGTCGACAGCGTTGCCACCCACCTCGCATACGTGCCAAGTGACTCAGACGCTGTCAGAAGCTAGAGATGTCCGCGTTCCGGCTCCATTTGTGATGGAATTGGCGCCTCGTACGTGTGCACTGCCATCGCCACCTACGCCTGATGTGTCACGACGGCATGCGACTGCCACGAACTCATCCGTCGAGGCCAAGAAACAGACGTCGGACTCCAAAGCGAAGCCCAAGCCCAATCAAAAGCCGGCCGGAGATACCAAGGCGGGTGGTAGTGAGTCTATCTACCGCACCATTACCAAGCGACTCTCGGCTCTCGAATCCAACACAAGCCTGAGCATGCAGTATTTGCAGCTCAGTAGTCAAAAAATGCGCGAAAAACTCATGGTGTTGGAACAGATGCAAGAAACACGACTCGCTGAATTCTTCGCTGCCATGAATGCGAGTCATGGACGCGCTTGGGAGGACAAAATTGAGCGACAAAACATCGCGTTGCAACGCGTTCTCCAAGCTTTCGAGTCGCAGCGCCTCCAGTACGAGAATGAGCAAGCACTTCTTCTCGCACGTGTCGAACACCTTACTAGCAGCGTCCGTTCTCAGAAGCGATGGGGCACGGTACAGCTACTACTCTCGCTGATGCTGCTTATGATACTAGCCTTCACTCGTGGTACCACCAACGTGGCCACGGTGGCTGGCGTCACCGAATACCCGCCTTATTTCGTACCTGACCCGCCGTCTAGTACGGCAACACCTGACGCATGCGACCACTGGG
It includes:
- a CDS encoding glucan 1,3-beta-glucosidase, translating into MKSTFLSFLGVAMTMATMALATNVRDTRGSISVRHGGSKRSGISSEDLEQMGDQMAARANLNLRFNYGRDMVRGVGIGGWLVIENFITPSIYEKAGDDRVIDEWSFGKYVPEEKAKKILKDHYDNFITEEDFKEIASYGLNHVRVSFPYWGIRTWGDEPYVTLNQYDKLKEAAHWAEKYNLKMIIELHTVPGGANPYDHGGHKDHFNWLNEQKYEDRWLEILDELVSEFSQSKYPAVSGISMVNEPNGDVNQVYGRYKKGYNTVRNSESDSDLIILLGDVFLNPAENDYWHSRFQPPKYQNVMTDTHVYRMFDPNSIKLSPEDRIQSYCNMKSGFAEANKHLWALVGEWSPAVNDCAPGLNGRFEGARYDGSFGDSNYIGSCKGKTGNAKHFSESYKRLLKKSWEAQVDTYEAGSGWIMWTWRTEHHNADDWSYRQGVRHGWIPKDPTQRDFKC
- a CDS encoding Sad1 UNC domain protein; this translates as MQWVRKPWHWPLSVSVVATLLHLLGSLESVSGATNQHDVKITAASLRANAKGTPRHSMGYAFTCYSPTSPEQAPSTSDVAQIFDSSVAFLTDPRRMLLSNDLLLCEVPLTDEWGQTHTHIYAMLGSVMVPHERLTALRDEHVLPRASHRVQEVDIAKAESSHLDNARSDDPLLSFDEWKEQHLERKRKSRKNEKVRERAAQQSTTSSQRSFEQAATPASSTSSGAGIPRATSSESTIATGGLVNDTTVKQASKTPAAPPESGGPPHIYAVEDATSALAELKHRWNYASLDCAAMMHQANPLAKFAHAILSEKKDKYMLSPCPQSATHPGDRESRPAQQFVVIELCQQIRVDTIVLANLEFFSSMFKVFTVRVARSLHAPPDEWHTLGMFHARNARGFQVFQVSDAPLSYFRFLRIDFLEHYGTEYYCPVSLLRVYGRNEREDADDDILNDIDDDDTTEDEDATPSTEPILELTSTHALVDDRVVERACVREPFPGVWRSVCERVEPVVLPTPPALIQTPSTALPPTSHTCQVTQTLSEARDVRVPAPFVMELAPRTCALPSPPTPDVSRRHATATNSSVEAKKQTSDSKAKPKPNQKPAGDTKAGGSESIYRTITKRLSALESNTSLSMQYLQLSSQKMREKLMVLEQMQETRLAEFFAAMNASHGRAWEDKIERQNIALQRVLQAFESQRLQYENEQALLLARVEHLTSSVRSQKRWGTVQLLLSLMLLMILAFTRGTTNVATVAGVTEYPPYFVPDPPSSTATPDACDHWEESHDVLARREPVTLTPRPVSSIKYARRRYATPSPRVRRTRRPLGRLDTQSHESAPERTDKENAP